A segment of the Vagococcus hydrophili genome:
TGCTCTGGTAATAATTTACCTTCTAAAAAATCTGTATCTAATCTTAAGCCTTTTATCTTACCATGATTCGGAACATCGAATGGTTGTTCAGCAACTCCTTTATAGATACCAAAATTTTTTACTAAATCACTTGGTTTTCCTGCAATATTTATCCTTATAAACCTTGCTCTTTTAGACTCAATGATATTATCACCGTTGCTACTAACTTTAATATTATCAATAAATCTGTAATTGCTATCATATCTAGCTCCTGCAATTGATGGTGAGCCAAATAGGTTAGTAAAAAAATAGTTAGAATATTTATCTACTTCAATATAATCAGTACAGTATCCCTCACTGTTAACTGTGTCTGTTTCTTTGCCATCTATAACATATTTTCCCAAAGTGATTTTGTCTAGATCAAATAAATTTTTACTTTCATCATAGTCAAAAAGTAAGTTTTTTAATATTTTTCTATTCTTGTCAACAGAATTCAATTTATCTGCTGCTTCAGGATTGATTTTAGATAACAACAACGAATCATCTTGCAATTCAATACCTTGATATACACCTAAGTCAACCCATTTATTTTGTTTCCAAATAAAAGTATGTGCACCTTCAGTCAATGTTGAATCAAACACTAAATATGTACCATCTGAACCTTTAGGATATCTATCATTCAAAGCTTTTACAGAGTAAAAAACATCTCTTGGTCCACCAGTTGCAACTGAACCTATTAACGAATCTACATATGTAATATCAGATTTACGCTGATTTAAATGATTAAAGTTTTCAACAACTCCGCCCTCAATACGATTCATTCGCTCTGATGTCACCACTGCACCATTCTCAATATTTTGAGTTTCTGTCATATTTTCATCATAATCATTCCAATGCTGTGCTATATATACCACTTATTAATCACCTCGTTTTATTTTTTCCAACTCTGAATTAAGATTTTTAACAGCAACCAATAAAGACATCACGACTTGTGTTAATGAAATGTTCCCATCATCTGTTTTAAATAAATTATCAATATTTATTTCAATATCATCTATCAGCCCTAATTTGTTAAGTATTTTATCACCATCAAACATATATACATCTGTACTATTAATTGCATTTAATACGATGTCTAAATCTACCTTTCTATAATCAATTACATCAGCACTATTTATTTTTTGATATAGATCTGAATAATTATCAAAAAATAAATCACCATTTTTAAACTCAATCAATGAGTTGTTTGGTTTATTAAATTTTATTGACTCATTATCAAAATCAATATCCATTTTATTTCCTGATGTATTTCCCTTAATTTTTTTAGCATTCAAGCTTTCGATGGCTTCATCTTTAACACTACCATCTTCTATTTTTGTATAGTTGTTTATCGTAACTTTGTTACCTGAAATTTGAAGTGGCTTACCATCTAAACTTTCTTCTGATAAATTTATTTTTTCTATAATATCTTCTTTAGTTATTGAATTTTCTTTATTTGATGTTACTTCTTTATTTAAGCGAACAATTTCTCGATTTAATGGACCTTCAAATATATTTAACTCACTAGATTGAGATTGTGTTTCTGCTGAACTAGTAGCTTTTAACCCACCATTATAGTGTAATTTATAAGATAGATTCGGTACTCTATATTGATTATTATCAATATCCTCTATAATTAACCAATCACCAGCTTCAATAGATGGTAAACCGTACCATTGGAGTGTAAAAGGGTAGTACTCGACGTTTTTAACTAAATTAAATAATTTATCCAAATCAGATTGCTCTATAAAAGGATTTTCAATTACTAATTGAGAACCGCTAGTCTTTCCCGAAATAATTTCTTTACTGGTTATTTGATTCCTATTTAAAATACCGTCTATCCTATATTTTAAATCATTTTTTGATAAACCTTTCTGATAATATAATGAACTATCAATAATTTTTTCTGTACTTTTTGGAGTTTTTAATTCCAGTACTCCAAATTTGGAAATCTTAATAAATCCACAAGCAAACTGAGCTATGTACCCTATCAACTGTCTTGCAGTCATCTGTTCCGGCAATTTAATAGTTTTATTAGGTAATGAAGAAAACGACTGAGTATTAATTTGTACTCCTACTTGACCTGCTATATCAACAGACACGTCAAAAATATCTGCTGGAAATTTTATTGTTGGTTTATATGGTTGTTCAAAATAAATAATCGCATCCATACAAGTGATAGTAGTAGTGTTATCATTTTCATTTATATCAGCATGTTCGCTAATGTAAAAAGTACCTAATCTAACGTATTCAATCGGATTGTCATAAAACATTTTATTCAACTTACCTTGCCCAATTCTCAAACTTCTTACTTTTGAATTGAAAAGAGGTTGTTTTTTGTCTTCTATTTGTTCTCTCTCAATACCAGTTTCAACAATTACTTTGTCCAATTCTTTTAAGTCTCTAATAACTTTATCAAATTTAATCTTTACTAAATCAGAAAAAACAGACCCGATTTGATAACCTGGTCCGTTCACACTTCCTGATTCAAAATCAATTGTAAAAATGTCTGCTTCAGTAAAACTTTTATCTCCAATAGTCACTCTTGCATATACTTTTCTTACGTTTTTTTCAAAAGCTTCATTGAATTTTATACTTGACTTAAGCATGACATCACTCCTCTATAAAATTCATGGATAAACCTTCCCACTTGATACTCTTAAATTTTTCATTCCAAGAATAAGCGGGAGCAGTTCTATCACCAACATAAAAGCTTTTTGTTAATTGTTTACCCTCTTCGGGATCTGGATAATTGACCGTAAAAAACTTCCCCTTAACTGATTTCAAAATAGTGGAAATTTCAGCATCACTTAAAGGACCCCATTTAAGTTCAAGTTTTACCTTTTGATCAATAATGTCCCGTTTCATTTTCCCTTTTGCATTTCTTCCTGAAGTATCAGAATCAATTGTATTTAAACCTACCGTAAAATCACGAGGTGGCTTTACAGACACCCCATTAATTGTTAATGCTCCTGACATCAAACCACCTCATTGTTATTGAATTATTGGTGTTACCCCTTGTTGCTTCGTAATCTTGTTTATTTCGTTAATGACTGCCTTACCTAAAACACCTTGATCAATCTGCATAATAATTTCAGCAGCACTTTGTTGTTGGTTATCATCTCCACGCATATTCAATGCCATCATAACGGCATTGATGATATTTTCACTGTACTCATTCATTCCACCACCGATATTTCTATCTTCAGGTGTATAAACGTATTTAACAGGTTTTTGATTTTCTCTAAACAACTCTGGCATTTGTAACGTTTGGAAATCTGCCATGTTATTGTATGGATTAAATTCAGCAGGTACGACCATTTCTCCTTTATGTAACAAGGCTATTTGGTCTTCAGGCATATAGGGTGTCCCTTTTGCGTATGGTTGAATACGATGGCCACGAGGACCCCAACCACTTCGTCCATACTGAATATCGTTACGCCAGTTAGAGTTATTAAAGAATGCCATTAATTGATGGAAACCATTCAATATTTGACCAAATCCTCTAACTCTAAAAGCATTAAATGTTTGCGGAATATATTGGAGTAAACCTTGAGCTGGATTACCATTAGCCATATTGACATCCCAAACTCCTGCTCCTTGAATCGCTTTATCATTACCACCAGATTCAAGAGCAATTTGAGCTAAAATACCATTAACTTGGCTAGGTGTGATACTTTGTTTCATCCTATTGGCTGCTTGATTAATAGGACCTCTCCATCTATCAACTCCTGAACCTTTAGGACTACTTCCACCGCCACCTTGCCCTTGAGCAATTGAACCGTTGATATGTAAATGGTCGTAATGGTCATTGTCTGGCCAACTTCTCCATTGTCCACTTGAACCTGTTCCACTCATCCCTGAACAGTCACGGACTTTACCTTGAGTAATTACATAAGCAACTTTGTCACGGAACTTTTCAAAAGCATAATTAGCTGGTGCAAAATATTGACTCGAACCATTCATACTTGAAGGAAATGCAATATCAATAGCTTGTCGTTTACCATGAGAATATGGGTCTCCGTGGCGATAACCAGAAGTCGCAACCATACCTGGATATTTTTTCATTACATCACTAGCAATGTCTGATAAATATTGCATAACTCCCATTGTTCCAGTAGTTGATGTATCAGCATCTCCACCACTGAAAAATTCATCCATTGCATTTTTTACTAATGAAGTTGCAGCATCCATTGAGGTTGAAATAGCTCCCTTAGAGATTGATAAAGCTGGGTCTAAAGCGCCTTTTAAGTTAGTAAACTTACTAACACCAACTTCCACTAACTTGCTAGGGTGTGACATATAGTCCCAAACATCCCCAGTAAACTCTTTAACACCTTCCCATTTCTCTTTAAACCATTTACCAACTCCACCTGCATAAGCCGGAATACCTCCGTTTAACATTGAAGCAGTTCTAGGTCCACTTAAAACAGAAGAACCAGCCGGTAAATCTACCATTAAGTTTCGTTTGTTTGGGAATAAACCAGTTTGACCGTTTGGCAATTGATAAGCTTCACGGAAATTAGCGCCATACCCATCATTTACTAAAGCCATTCCACCAGGATGATAACCAGTACCTTGGGCATACTTAAAGACATATTCTTTCATGCCTTTAGCTGTATCTGTAGCCCCAACTTTATCAAGAACCCAAGCAACACCTTTAATAACACCATTAACAGCTTTCATAGGAAACTCCCAAATACCTTTACCGATTTCTTTAGCTCCTTTTTGAACTGCTTTAAAACCAGCTGATAATTTACTTCCAATATCTCCACCTAAACCTTTAGCCCATCCAACTACAGAGTCAAAGGCTTTTCTAGTGTTAGTTTTGATATTATCGTTATAGGTATTAATGTTACTTTTCATTGTAGACCAAGCATTAGATGCGTTTTGTCTTGCTGTTGATGATGAATCTGAAACTTTATTTTTAATGTTATCCCATTTTTCACGAGTCCAATTTTTAGCAGTTTCAAAATTATCCCCAGTAGATTTTTTAATACCTTCCCACTTGTCTTTTACGTTATTCCAAGCAGTTGTTGATGTTTCTTTTACTTTACTTGAAACATTATCCCAAGTTTCTTTGGTTTTAGTTTTTACACTTTCCCACTTCTCGCTTGTAGCAGTTTTAATACCTTCCCATTTTTCGCCAATCCAAGCTCCGAGTTCACCAGCTTTTTCTTTAATTGTGTCCCAATTTTTCCAAAGTAAGACACCTACACCAACGGCAGCACCAACTGCAATAGTTAATGGTCCACCAAGTACAGCAATTACACCACCAATAGCAGTTCCTACTGCACTGATTACTCCAGAAAGACCGCCGATACTAGCTAATCCAGTGAAAACAGAAGATAAAACACCTGCTATTGTACTTAACATGCTAATAGCTTTTAATGTTGCAGCAAATGTGCCAACTACTAACACAAAATCTGAAAATCCTTTAGAGTGGTTATCAATCCAATCACTAATAGCCTTCAGCGCTTTTGCAACACCACCTAAAACATCAACAATTACTCCACCAGTCCATTCTGCCATCGGTTTTAAGAAACTATCCCATAGCCATTTTCCTAATGGTTTAAGTGCATTAATCACAGAATTAACAACATCAATAGCACCACTTAACAAATCAAAAAAGTTAGGAATAACTTCTGTAATTGTAAATCCAGCTAATGGAAGTAAGATATTCTCGTAAAACCAACCAATACCGTCAAACACATTTTTTGTTAATGGTTCGATTGATTTTAATAAACCGTCTATCGATTTCAAAAGCGGTGTGAAATCTAACTTGTCAGCCCATTCAGCAGTTGCTTTTGTCATTTTGTTAATTGATCCCAACATATTATCAATCATGGTTAATATAGTGTGGAAAATTGACTGACCAACTGCTCCTTCAGTCCAAGCTTCTTTTAATCCGCTCGCAAAATTAGAAATCGTATCGTTGATATTGGTTATAATTTCAAGCAAGTTTCCAAAAATTGATATCCCTATTTGATTCTCTGCCCAAGC
Coding sequences within it:
- a CDS encoding DUF6711 family protein; translation: MSGALTINGVSVKPPRDFTVGLNTIDSDTSGRNAKGKMKRDIIDQKVKLELKWGPLSDAEISTILKSVKGKFFTVNYPDPEEGKQLTKSFYVGDRTAPAYSWNEKFKSIKWEGLSMNFIEE
- a CDS encoding phage tail protein; translated protein: MELETLEIFIEANIEKFSEQIQRIMPLVEQTMGRLENFTGQSIGKTEKNLDVGDGVNNMQKQLDQLTKMYEKNMETLEKITTSTTNNVEKGLSKGFTSARKTVNKDVDSLIKDINSKMGRAKAEQEKLAFLQAQRQDASSKGDTKNVVKYDTQIARAQEMMNKYQSSAKQMADSIKNELKSLPQNMDLMSDEMLNNERVIESQKAKVKELTALYEQQAKKVSKLSRGQQTALFEKYGSTFDPGYQKEYKQAGFKFQDNKESKRTGAELTKQQANIQKLIAKNDALQRSYSEAEDRTRSLRSAVKGLNTELGNTSVKTGNAALGTKKLGQGAEKSKQLFSRFGGVFNRTSNNIAHGSRRMSSGMGAFSQSMKYLLPSLIVYQLIGTAIRKMTTGLWSALKTNEEFNSSLNQIKVNMLTAFYPIYTAILPPLNALMRALATVTGQIAHFTASIFGTTYTAAKQGAQGLYQNVQAMNDTGNSADKNREKVKKLQRSLMGFDEINRIGLQEDKEETPKLDNNSVNFNTPVPAMPDWIGKANNILRDFFKPFQDSWAKHGQTVIKAWKYALGEIIQLAKAIGNSFMDVWTNGTGEKFISNILILLATMLNIVGDIAKAFRIAWDENERGTKLIQSAFNALNSILELANEIGKSFRDAWAENQIGISIFGNLLEIITNINDTISNFASGLKEAWTEGAVGQSIFHTILTMIDNMLGSINKMTKATAEWADKLDFTPLLKSIDGLLKSIEPLTKNVFDGIGWFYENILLPLAGFTITEVIPNFFDLLSGAIDVVNSVINALKPLGKWLWDSFLKPMAEWTGGVIVDVLGGVAKALKAISDWIDNHSKGFSDFVLVVGTFAATLKAISMLSTIAGVLSSVFTGLASIGGLSGVISAVGTAIGGVIAVLGGPLTIAVGAAVGVGVLLWKNWDTIKEKAGELGAWIGEKWEGIKTATSEKWESVKTKTKETWDNVSSKVKETSTTAWNNVKDKWEGIKKSTGDNFETAKNWTREKWDNIKNKVSDSSSTARQNASNAWSTMKSNINTYNDNIKTNTRKAFDSVVGWAKGLGGDIGSKLSAGFKAVQKGAKEIGKGIWEFPMKAVNGVIKGVAWVLDKVGATDTAKGMKEYVFKYAQGTGYHPGGMALVNDGYGANFREAYQLPNGQTGLFPNKRNLMVDLPAGSSVLSGPRTASMLNGGIPAYAGGVGKWFKEKWEGVKEFTGDVWDYMSHPSKLVEVGVSKFTNLKGALDPALSISKGAISTSMDAATSLVKNAMDEFFSGGDADTSTTGTMGVMQYLSDIASDVMKKYPGMVATSGYRHGDPYSHGKRQAIDIAFPSSMNGSSQYFAPANYAFEKFRDKVAYVITQGKVRDCSGMSGTGSSGQWRSWPDNDHYDHLHINGSIAQGQGGGGSSPKGSGVDRWRGPINQAANRMKQSITPSQVNGILAQIALESGGNDKAIQGAGVWDVNMANGNPAQGLLQYIPQTFNAFRVRGFGQILNGFHQLMAFFNNSNWRNDIQYGRSGWGPRGHRIQPYAKGTPYMPEDQIALLHKGEMVVPAEFNPYNNMADFQTLQMPELFRENQKPVKYVYTPEDRNIGGGMNEYSENIINAVMMALNMRGDDNQQQSAAEIIMQIDQGVLGKAVINEINKITKQQGVTPIIQ